Genomic segment of Scomber scombrus chromosome 18, fScoSco1.1, whole genome shotgun sequence:
CTCTGCATATTGTTGAAGAGTCCATGATGGGCACCTGCAAACTGAGGCAAGAAGCAGCAGAGAAAGACCATGTGCCTTTTTCTGTATTGGTGGATTTGGGAGGTTCCACACATCAAATTTGTCTCTCTGTTCATGAGCCCAAAATATGCAGTTTTTCCTCCTTTGGCAGAGTTATAGTTACTtataatttgaaaaaacaaacgtGGCACTGCCCCTGTACCAGCCCTCAAAAATCATGTCCACATAAAAACATTGGCAAATGGCACATATTCCAAACAAGGAAAGATCTCCTGCCTGCATCAACTCAAGAAACATTTCAGTCTCATGCTAATCCTGCTTCCACAGAACTGGAGAGAAGTGTGAGATACACTTACGCAGAGAAGAAAATACCTGCAACTCTTCCTGGACCTGCCACTGCTCCTAGAGTGCTGACCGATTATCCTGCATGTTTGATTCCTACTGAAGACACATGTAAACTCTGTCCAGGCCATCCCAGATTAGAAGATGGATGTCTCATCACAGACAAAGCTACAATAGTTGGCATGAACGGTGTAAATCACAGTAAGTAAAATACATCATTGATTGACCACCTACTGCTGATTTTATGTTCTGATTTGATCATTCCGCACACTGCAGACACCTCGACTTGCAATAAAAGATGCCCTGAATGCCACATGGACTACAGGTACCAGGAATGGCAAGATGGTCTTCACAACTTTAATGACCATGTCATCTTGACTCTAGAGCTTTGCCTCTATATGCGGTACAACCTACAGGTGTGTACAAAGCATGTCAGAACTCAATTAAGataaaaatataagaaatacaaaaataattttactAGCTATTGgtgaatatgtgtatttatcaaactgcacttttatatttttccgcaataaaaaaaaattacagaataactttgtttttctttatagaATCATGTGTCAGTGTCCAGAATGATCAGCTGTTTGGAGAGTTTTCGGGGCCAAAAGTTTCCTGCGGTCAACATCATTTTCCAAGCCTATTGTCACTTTGAAGCACTGAACAACACAGAGTACAGTTACTCCTGTATAAACTGTGGCTTTTCCCCTGCTGTTGTCATGATGGACCTCCACAGAAACAGTGTCTCCAAAGTGAAGAGTAAGTAACTGAGAATAAAAATTATTGTAATTTAACCTCAATAATGGTTCCATATTTACCTGATGTGTCTGTGAATCTAGTGAGTGAATTGAAAACCCCCCCTGAAGACTTTGATGGAGAGCACAACATCATGGACTTCTGGGAATCTGTTCATCTGGAAATGATCAGCCGTGGCTTTTTTCCCAGTAAGTAAAGAGCTAAATCTTACTGAATGTTCCTGTGTATTTGTTCTGCTAAACCACGAGTTGAACATCAAAGATGACTAGATCATTAGATAGATCATCTCAAGTCAACAGTTAATTGtgatgactttaaaaaaaatgctaacaTGTTGTGTCAGTAGCCTTTAGAGCACACAAAGTAGACAATGTCAAAAACATGGTGAgcttattttccaaaactttcAGTCTATAAGGTAGCTGTTTGCattgattcatctttttttacaaacactaactatctaattaatttatacgCTAGTTGTAAGCAGTCATCTCCATAGATACacattttccttgtttttccttttttcagttttgcatTGGAAATGTTCTTAATCTTTTTTTAGACTCTTCAACAAATCCATTTGTGGTTCATCCATCTTATGAACACTGGGCTCCTTGGATTGGGAAGGAAACCCGTAAATCTGACAGCGTCCTCAACACTGAATTCAGAAAGATGCCAACATCTGAAACTGAGGGAGAACTGAGCAGTGTGACTGCTGACCGTCTTTGTGAAGATTTGCTCAAACAAAATGTAGGTAATTTATAAAATTAAGccttatttattttggtcctatGTTTCTTTATACAAAGCCAGAAAAACTacagaaatttttttttttttttatattgtagttTTTTGTAATCCAAATCAGTTTGTGTTGATTTGCCTTTTTTAACCATGGCATGGTTGAGCTGTTCTAACAGTAAGATGGTGAAAATGCTTACCTTCTCTCTGCATGCCTAATGTATTTCAAGAGATGCTACAATAAATGCATTGCTAAAAAGAAACAACTAATTCCTGAATTCTTGGTGGACACCTCTGTTTGATATCTCCCAGGAATCAACTCTACGAAGTCTGTGCAAAAGTTGCGGTGTTGATTCTAATGGATGTCGTGCAGATCTCATCTTTCGGCTGAGGGAGAATCTGAGGGATCATCAGACCTATGTCAAAGTGTATCAGTCTATCTGGGGTACCTCTGGTAAGTATGAATTAAATTCAactatgaaaaacaaaagtctgAAAAGAAAGGTGATGAAACATGTGCaacattttcctctgtttttccccTCTACAGGTGGATGGTGTGTAGTTTCTTGCCCCCATGGCATCGTTTACAGTCTGAAATTCAACCTGCAGACAGAAAGTCCGAGAGATTTCGCCGACCTTCTGCTGTCATGGAAACATTTCCCAAACGTCTGCCTGTATGACTCTGCACATGGcttagcaacacacacaaattcacgAGTTCCTGACAAGCCCCCATTTCATCCACATGAAGGAAAACCAGCTGCTCAGACAACAAAAAACTTGACTAAAGCGCTTCATCGAAAACTCAAAGTGTCCTTGCCATGGCTCAGACAAAAATTTGAGCATTCAGAAGAAAATGGACATCCGATAACTGGATCAAGCCACCGTTATGCACTTCACCAGGGTAACACAAAGGACCCACATGATGTGTTACGAAGGGTTAATCTGGTACCAGAACTCAAGGactgtataaataataagtCGGTAAAGCGGCTGCTCACTTACATGAGAAGAAACAATTATTTCCTGAACAGCATGACTCCTTCCACACACGTATTCCTAATGAGAAACATGATCCAACACAGGAATGCTTGTTGTAACACACAGCTTCTGGAAACACAGTTAAAATTATTTCAGTAACACTAAACTTGGGACCCCATTGTCAAGTCTGATATGGTCAGACTGCCATGGATGTATAGATCAGAAAGTCCTCACTGATGCTGATCACATGAAACAACTTAATTTTGAaaggattaaatatataaatcaaatatttagttCATTTCTTTGAAAAGGCTAATTATCCTAAAACAGCCAGTCACTGTAATAACTTAAAATATTACTCAAACAGCAGTAAAGTGTATTCACTGGGGTGGATTTGATGTGCTTGTGAGTACTAATGTAAGCAACAGTGTATACAACATGTGTAATGCACAGTATATCAAGCTTTGATTACACAGGCAACACAGGAGGAACTCTTTATTGGCTTTGTTGATTTTATGGTAAAATATTCCACTAAAACTTAATCAAAAGTcttgtttttggtgtgtttcaATAATGCAACTTGAAGCTTCTGTTGGTAACACTAAAGGTTCATCTTTTGATACTGGTAGAGAATCCCTACAGTGCTGCGTGAAAGTAAGACAGCCCTTAATCTTTCGCACTTTGTTTTGTTGAATATTTTGAGAGATACACtgttgaaacaaaaaacaactcattTTCTCAAGATTTGTTTTACtgagaatattttttaaagaacattcatctttttgaaatttgtcaacaaaagctttaaaaaaaaatctaaaatgtaaggcatgtgtgtttttcagaacATATATCTCAGTGTATTCTTACAGCTAGGTGGCAGGTCAGAAAGGACAAATGTAAAGTAATTAACTTATGAGCCAAAGTAAAAATGCAGTTTTGGTTTTAGCTGAAAAAACTGAACAAGCAATAAAAACGCAGTTTGTCAAAGACAGTGTATAACCACATCATGATCCTATAAAAATCAACCATTATCTATATACTCATAAATTCATCTCTTCATAAATTTTGTGCAATAACACACGTAGAAATGTTTCCACCCACAGTACATAATGTA
This window contains:
- the LOC133999155 gene encoding uncharacterized protein LOC133999155 isoform X2, coding for MLETIMVKIHQSIVKPGGHFEIQCSNISDTLFHCLLCPKFKPTTSKKIQRHMDSHISTALHVKDNIICRCNQPCRLTGHYHCPYCEKTIIRREDMEIHVRGCQNKPLSLTMEPHLLSSQEISRVPSSETTSEVPHSSSAESQLVPLSLCARLALPLSPSVTSVAPPPSFVKSTVPASPCATSLSTTSAAPSFPAKILAAPNSEPHQSLFDLLEEPMECKASVVQKDHCYTLPPPVSLHFPVASPVSSDIPAASQPEASSTDAPLPETSVEDAASYPDTTTRASYGVRSLRVVRCPRCSLRLYKKNLGAHMKRKHGGLKDITAASHLKNVCVDETRGIFAVQRVAHGFSVPIHVQRKTWGNLHQIKCGLEECHQYQLLAKQSGLIYSLCEHIRSLDYCTKIACEDFLYPEFLGELVSLHIVEESMMGTCKLRQEAAEKDHVPFSVLVDLGGSTHQICLSVHEPKICSFSSFGRVIVTYNLKKQTWHCPCTSPQKSCPHKNIGKWHIFQTRKDLLPASTQETFQSHANPASTELERSVRYTYAEKKIPATLPGPATAPRVLTDYPACLIPTEDTCKLCPGHPRLEDGCLITDKATIVGMNGVNHNTSTCNKRCPECHMDYRYQEWQDGLHNFNDHVILTLELCLYMRYNLQNHVSVSRMISCLESFRGQKFPAVNIIFQAYCHFEALNNTEYSYSCINCGFSPAVVMMDLHRNSVSKVKMSELKTPPEDFDGEHNIMDFWESVHLEMISRGFFPNSSTNPFVVHPSYEHWAPWIGKETRKSDSVLNTEFRKMPTSETEGELSSVTADRLCEDLLKQNESTLRSLCKSCGVDSNGCRADLIFRLRENLRDHQTYVKVYQSIWGTSGGWCVVSCPHGIVYSLKFNLQTESPRDFADLLLSWKHFPNVCLYDSAHGLATHTNSRVPDKPPFHPHEGKPAAQTTKNLTKALHRKLKVSLPWLRQKFEHSEENGHPITGSSHRYALHQGNTKDPHDVLRRVNLVPELKDCINNKSVKRLLTYMRRNNYFLNSMTPSTHVFLMRNMIQHRNACCNTQLLETQLKLFQ
- the LOC133999155 gene encoding uncharacterized protein LOC133999155 isoform X1 codes for the protein MLETIMVKIHQSIVKPGGHFEIQCSNISDTLFHCLLCPKFKPTTSKKIQRHMDSHISTALHVKDNIICRCNQPCRLTGHYHCPYCEKTIIRREDMEIHVRGCQNKPLSLTMEPHLLSSQEISRVPSSETTSEVPHSSSAESQLVPLSLCARLALPLSPSVTSVAPPPSFVKSTVPASPCATSLSTTSAAPSFPAKILAAPNSEPHQSLFDLLEEPMECKASVVQKDHCYTLPPPVSLHFPVASPVSSDIPAASQPEASSTDAPLPETSVEDAASYPDTTTRASYGVRSLRVVRCPRCSLRLYKKNLGAHMKRKHGGLKDITAASHLKNVCVDETRGIFAVQRVAHGFSVPIHVQRKTWGNLHQIKCGLEECHQYQLLAKQSGLIYSLCEHIRSLDYCTKIACEDFLYPEFLGELVSLHIVEESMMGTCKLRQEAAEKDHVPFSVLVDLGGSTHQICLSVHEPKICSFSSFGRVIVTYNLKKQTWHCPCTSPQKSCPHKNIGKWHIFQTRKDLLPASTQETFQSHANPASTELERSVRYTYAEKKIPATLPGPATAPRVLTDYPACLIPTEDTCKLCPGHPRLEDGCLITDKATIVGMNGVNHNTSTCNKRCPECHMDYRYQEWQDGLHNFNDHVILTLELCLYMRYNLQNHVSVSRMISCLESFRGQKFPAVNIIFQAYCHFEALNNTEYSYSCINCGFSPAVVMMDLHRNSVSKVKMSELKTPPEDFDGEHNIMDFWESVHLEMISRGFFPNSSTNPFVVHPSYEHWAPWIGKETRKSDSVLNTEFRKMPTSETEGELSSVTADRLCEDLLKQNESTLRSLCKSCGVDSNGCRADLIFRLRENLRDHQTYVKVYQSIWGTSGKYELNSTMKNKSLKRKVMKHVQHFPLFFPSTGGWCVVSCPHGIVYSLKFNLQTESPRDFADLLLSWKHFPNVCLYDSAHGLATHTNSRVPDKPPFHPHEGKPAAQTTKNLTKALHRKLKVSLPWLRQKFEHSEENGHPITGSSHRYALHQGNTKDPHDVLRRVNLVPELKDCINNKSVKRLLTYMRRNNYFLNSMTPSTHVFLMRNMIQHRNACCNTQLLETQLKLFQ